A window from Candidatus Saccharibacteria bacterium encodes these proteins:
- the ftsH gene encoding ATP-dependent zinc metalloprotease FtsH, which yields MKKSFRNLLIVIGIAFFVTIIASSFLISPDKGQEVGTSELISRINQDQVKDLEVEGSQVVATLKDDTKLTTTINPNSSLEENGIDLSKVEQYNYQPAEDSGGENIWISIASFVIPTIVIIAFFYFVMRQAQGTNNQAMSFGKSKARVYGMEKGKVKFDDVAGNKEAKIELEEVVEFLKEPKKFSDLGAKIPKGVLLFGRPGTGKTLLARAVAGEAGVPFFNISGSEFVEMFVGVGASRVRDLFARAKKNSPCIIFIDEIDAVGRQRGTGLGGGHDEREQTLNQILVEMDGFEQGTNVIVIAATNRPDVLDPALLRPGRFDRRITLDSPDLSAREQILGVHTKNKPLATDVKLREIARKTPGLSGAELANIANEAAILAARANRKKVTQDDFHEAVEKISLGPERKSHIMNDKEKEITAYHEAGHAIVGHFMKNCHPVHKVSIVSRGGAGGVTWSLPIEDQHLQSVADFKDQMAMSLGGRMAERVVFSEVTTGAENDLKKANQIAHDMVTEYGMAKDLENMVFADSNDSVFLGRKMAEGKSFSDEIAYQIDQAVAGLIHEASKRAEQTINDRRKELEAVAKALLDKETLDEQEFLETIGATV from the coding sequence ATGAAGAAATCGTTTAGGAATCTATTAATTGTGATAGGCATAGCATTTTTTGTAACTATTATAGCCTCTAGTTTTTTAATATCACCAGATAAGGGTCAGGAGGTTGGTACTAGTGAATTAATATCTAGAATAAATCAAGATCAGGTCAAAGATTTAGAGGTGGAGGGTAGTCAAGTAGTAGCAACCCTCAAGGATGATACTAAGCTAACTACCACAATCAATCCCAATAGTAGTCTCGAAGAAAATGGCATAGACCTATCAAAGGTAGAACAATACAACTATCAGCCAGCCGAGGATAGTGGTGGTGAAAATATCTGGATTAGCATTGCTTCATTTGTGATACCAACAATTGTGATTATAGCCTTCTTTTATTTTGTGATGCGTCAGGCTCAGGGTACCAACAATCAAGCAATGAGCTTTGGTAAGAGCAAGGCAAGAGTTTATGGCATGGAGAAAGGCAAGGTCAAATTTGATGATGTCGCAGGCAACAAAGAAGCCAAGATTGAACTCGAAGAGGTGGTAGAGTTTCTTAAAGAGCCAAAGAAATTCAGCGACCTTGGAGCAAAGATACCCAAGGGTGTGTTGTTATTTGGTCGTCCAGGAACAGGTAAGACTTTGCTAGCTAGAGCTGTAGCGGGAGAAGCAGGAGTGCCTTTCTTTAATATCTCAGGATCAGAGTTTGTCGAGATGTTTGTCGGGGTAGGTGCCTCTAGGGTGCGAGATTTGTTTGCTAGGGCTAAGAAAAACTCACCTTGTATAATTTTTATTGATGAGATAGACGCAGTCGGTCGTCAGAGAGGTACAGGCCTTGGTGGTGGTCATGATGAAAGGGAACAAACCCTAAATCAAATCTTGGTTGAAATGGATGGCTTCGAGCAGGGTACAAACGTGATCGTGATTGCTGCTACCAATAGGCCAGACGTACTCGATCCAGCCCTACTTAGGCCAGGTCGATTTGATAGAAGAATTACCTTAGACAGTCCAGATCTAAGTGCCAGAGAGCAAATCCTTGGAGTTCATACTAAGAATAAACCCCTAGCAACTGACGTAAAATTGCGCGAAATTGCCAGAAAGACACCAGGGCTATCTGGTGCAGAATTAGCCAATATCGCTAATGAAGCCGCCATTTTGGCTGCTAGGGCAAATCGCAAGAAGGTTACCCAGGATGATTTTCATGAGGCGGTTGAGAAAATTTCGCTAGGACCTGAGCGTAAGTCACATATTATGAACGATAAAGAAAAAGAGATCACTGCTTATCACGAAGCCGGACATGCAATAGTCGGACACTTCATGAAAAACTGCCATCCAGTGCATAAGGTTTCAATCGTTTCTAGGGGGGGTGCAGGAGGTGTGACTTGGTCATTGCCAATCGAAGATCAACATCTCCAGAGTGTGGCAGATTTTAAAGATCAAATGGCAATGTCACTTGGAGGAAGGATGGCTGAGCGGGTTGTATTTAGCGAAGTTACTACTGGCGCAGAGAATGATCTCAAGAAAGCCAATCAAATAGCTCATGACATGGTGACAGAGTATGGTATGGCAAAAGATTTGGAAAATATGGTCTTTGCTGATAGTAATGATTCGGTATTTTTGGGACGTAAGATGGCTGAAGGTAAGAGTTTTTCAGATGAGATAGCCTACCAGATTGACCAGGCAGTAGCAGGCCTGATTCATGAAGCTAGTAAACGGGCTGAACAGACTATCAATGATAGGAGAAAAGAACTTGAAGCTGTGGCTAAAGCTTTGCTAGATAAAGAAACTCTAGATGAACAGGAGTTTTTAGAAACTATTGGGGCAACAGTATAG
- the lepA gene encoding translation elongation factor 4 produces the protein MVEKIRNFCIIAHIDHGKSTLADRLLEITGTVSKREMKEQLLDGMDLEREKGITIKLQPVRMQWQGMELNLIDTPGHADFGYEVSRSLYAVEGALLVVDATQGIQAQTLANVYLALEADLEIIPVINKVDLPAADVSKVEAEIIALLGCKPEDIVRISAKTGMGVEGLLDQIITRVPAPILSEDSRLKALIFDSFYDEYRGVILYVRVFSGELKAQDKLRLIQNQADCLATEVGHFAPKYQKDRLLGQGQIGYIVTNLKDLEKARVGDTISLQADPVEQPLPGYKEVRPFVYAGIFPSSNQDYPQLRDAMVKLSLNDSALVYQPESAEVLGFGFRIGCLGLLHLEIVKERLSREYDLDVIITNPTVEYQYLGVDNQVYSLHSAGDLPDPTRIAEIREPWVAGEIVVPNKYLGSVIELVHSIRGRQKELSYLDQEMVVMGFEAPMANLLTDFYDRVKSLTAGYGSYNYQFDQFIADDLVKLDILVAGDKVDALSMIVHRKEAVSVGREVLDKLLKILPRQQFQISLQAAIGGKIIAREDIRSMGKNVTAKLYGGDVTRKNKLRDKQKAGKKRMKQLGKVEIPHEAFMVLMKRDD, from the coding sequence ATGGTGGAAAAAATTAGAAATTTTTGTATAATTGCCCACATTGATCATGGTAAGAGTACTTTAGCTGATCGGTTGCTTGAGATTACGGGCACTGTTAGCAAAAGGGAGATGAAAGAACAACTGTTGGATGGTATGGATCTTGAGCGCGAAAAAGGTATTACCATTAAGCTACAACCTGTAAGAATGCAGTGGCAGGGGATGGAGTTAAACCTAATCGATACACCTGGTCATGCGGACTTTGGTTATGAGGTATCAAGAAGCCTCTATGCTGTAGAAGGAGCTTTACTAGTAGTAGATGCAACTCAGGGTATTCAAGCCCAGACTTTAGCCAATGTTTACCTGGCACTGGAGGCTGATCTTGAGATAATACCCGTGATAAATAAAGTAGATTTGCCAGCTGCCGATGTATCAAAAGTCGAGGCCGAGATAATCGCCCTGCTTGGGTGCAAGCCCGAAGATATAGTCAGAATATCTGCTAAGACTGGTATGGGAGTAGAGGGATTACTCGATCAGATTATCACAAGAGTACCTGCGCCGATATTGTCTGAAGACTCTAGGCTCAAAGCTTTGATATTTGATTCTTTTTATGATGAATATCGAGGAGTAATTCTTTATGTTCGAGTATTCTCGGGAGAGCTTAAGGCTCAAGATAAGTTGAGATTGATCCAGAATCAGGCCGACTGCCTGGCTACAGAAGTTGGACATTTTGCTCCAAAATACCAGAAAGATAGGCTATTGGGTCAAGGGCAGATTGGTTATATCGTTACTAATCTGAAAGATCTTGAGAAAGCAAGGGTCGGAGACACAATTAGTCTGCAGGCTGATCCAGTCGAGCAGCCTTTGCCAGGATACAAAGAGGTTAGGCCTTTTGTTTATGCAGGGATTTTCCCTAGTTCAAATCAGGATTACCCTCAGCTTAGGGACGCCATGGTCAAGCTTAGCCTTAATGATTCAGCATTGGTATATCAGCCAGAAAGTGCAGAAGTATTGGGTTTTGGTTTTCGAATTGGTTGTTTGGGTCTTTTGCATTTAGAGATAGTCAAAGAGAGGTTGTCTCGGGAGTATGACCTGGATGTCATTATCACTAACCCGACTGTTGAGTATCAATATTTGGGAGTTGATAACCAGGTGTATAGCCTGCATAGTGCTGGTGACTTACCAGACCCGACTAGGATAGCTGAGATTCGGGAGCCTTGGGTAGCGGGTGAGATCGTGGTACCCAATAAATATCTGGGTAGCGTGATAGAACTTGTGCATTCGATTAGAGGTAGACAAAAAGAGCTTAGCTATCTGGATCAAGAGATGGTAGTAATGGGGTTTGAAGCACCAATGGCCAATCTTTTGACGGATTTCTATGATCGGGTCAAGAGTTTGACAGCTGGATATGGATCTTATAACTATCAATTTGATCAGTTTATTGCGGATGATTTGGTCAAATTGGACATTCTGGTAGCCGGTGATAAGGTCGATGCCTTATCTATGATAGTACACAGGAAGGAAGCGGTATCGGTAGGGAGGGAGGTATTGGATAAATTACTTAAGATACTACCGAGACAGCAATTCCAGATCAGCCTACAAGCAGCGATTGGCGGCAAGATTATTGCCAGAGAAGATATTCGTTCGATGGGCAAAAATGTTACAGCAAAATTATATGGTGGAGATGTTACTCGCAAGAATAAACTTAGAGATAAGCAGAAAGCTGGTAAGAAGCGGATGAAGCAACTTGGTAAGGTGGAGATCCCCCATGAGGCTTTTATGGTGTTGATGAAGCGGGATGATTAA
- the tilS gene encoding tRNA lysidine(34) synthetase TilS — protein sequence MLDQVRNQLNSQGVNRDSKLLLAFSGGVDSVVILDILVKIGFTNITLAHYDHNLRLDSDQENYLVGRLANKYQVALIEGRYQSGKSDEASLRQARHNFLEEQLGYANSDYLVLAHHQDDLIETIVANAIRGAGIKGYSPFANRKTVLRPMLGLNKNQLYRYANSEGLEFIEDYTNYQLNYQRNLYRWLLLPNLNSTDRDLFLVHHQNMDQSLRSINQNLKSWTKLNLIFRDSAYRVDKKLIQGLDQEFIIAWLDWLFNRDKLGFYSSKRLELMTNWLLSTTNNKRFSVGKKWLVMNDGWLIFEGLTDMIEKRISD from the coding sequence TTGCTTGATCAGGTCAGGAATCAATTAAACAGTCAGGGTGTCAATCGAGACAGTAAGCTTCTGTTGGCGTTTTCTGGGGGGGTTGATTCTGTAGTTATCCTGGATATTTTAGTCAAAATCGGATTTACCAATATTACCCTAGCCCACTATGATCATAACTTACGTCTGGATAGTGACCAGGAGAACTACCTGGTAGGAAGGTTAGCCAACAAGTACCAAGTAGCTCTGATAGAAGGTAGATATCAGTCTGGCAAGTCAGATGAGGCTAGTTTGCGCCAGGCTCGACATAATTTCTTGGAAGAGCAGCTAGGGTACGCTAATTCTGATTATCTTGTACTTGCCCATCACCAAGATGATCTAATAGAAACAATTGTTGCAAATGCCATCAGGGGAGCGGGTATCAAGGGATATAGTCCGTTTGCCAATCGTAAAACAGTACTGCGCCCAATGTTGGGTCTAAATAAGAATCAACTTTATCGGTACGCCAATTCTGAGGGGCTAGAGTTTATCGAAGATTATACGAATTACCAATTGAACTATCAGAGAAACCTCTATAGATGGCTTTTATTGCCAAATTTAAATTCAACAGATCGTGATTTGTTCTTAGTGCATCATCAAAATATGGATCAAAGTTTAAGAAGCATCAACCAAAACCTTAAGAGTTGGACAAAACTTAATCTAATATTTCGGGATTCGGCTTATAGGGTGGATAAGAAGCTGATTCAAGGTTTAGACCAAGAATTTATTATAGCTTGGCTAGACTGGTTGTTCAATCGAGATAAATTGGGCTTTTATTCCTCAAAACGACTGGAGCTGATGACGAATTGGTTATTGAGTACTACGAACAATAAAAGATTCTCGGTAGGCAAAAAATGGCTAGTAATGAATGATGGTTGGTTGATATTTGAAGGTCTGACTGATATGATTGAGAAGAGAATTTCAGATTAA
- the murJ gene encoding murein biosynthesis integral membrane protein MurJ: MKLLKKLELVDWSSPRFATLTIATAYLLSRVFGLVRDRLLAGHFGVGIQTDAYTAAFRIPEFIFNIIAAGSLAVSFIPVYLAVQKRSGKEHAEQLYSTLWNLVIMIALAGSIVAFILTPWLVEHLIAPGFDRSSQELVARLSRIMLATPLLFVLSSLVGAYLQAKKRFIVDSLSGVFYNVGIIIGILFFARLFDNPIYGVAWGVVFGTFIQFLIPTSLTMLLGWRYQAGALKFWDPDVIRVLKITLPRILSTATDQVTLVVQNSLGSFLATGSIASYYFANNLKNVPLGMIGASMSIATFPSLIQAALESKQVMKKVFRRNLEIATIVITVVLSMMLTSVDSLVALIYGLDSQLISRLFVYLIPAVFAYSLLLLVSRAFYALEDTKTPFIVALAVMLLNIVLSFVLSGRLEVAGLALAISISGVAQLGILLWLLSHKINLDPRDIWTSIVVNGIYLFGILLIPSSFEFGQGLIAELIGLTVNSGVVLIGYLIYAKIVRIEPVNQGLDWGWNKLKNRYGGKN, from the coding sequence TTGAAACTTCTCAAAAAATTGGAATTAGTAGATTGGAGTTCACCTCGATTTGCTACATTAACGATCGCAACTGCCTATCTATTAAGTAGGGTTTTTGGGCTGGTTAGAGACAGGCTCTTAGCCGGTCATTTTGGTGTGGGAATTCAGACAGATGCCTATACGGCTGCCTTTAGGATTCCAGAATTTATTTTTAATATTATAGCTGCAGGTTCTCTGGCTGTTAGTTTTATACCAGTTTACTTGGCGGTTCAGAAGCGCTCTGGAAAAGAGCATGCAGAGCAACTATATAGTACACTCTGGAATTTGGTAATCATGATAGCGCTTGCTGGCTCTATCGTTGCATTCATCTTGACGCCTTGGCTAGTTGAGCACTTGATAGCTCCTGGGTTTGATCGATCCAGCCAAGAGCTCGTCGCTAGACTTAGTCGTATTATGCTTGCCACTCCTTTATTATTTGTACTCTCAAGCTTGGTGGGTGCATATCTTCAGGCAAAAAAAAGATTTATTGTTGACTCGCTTTCTGGTGTTTTTTATAACGTTGGTATTATTATTGGAATATTATTTTTTGCTAGACTTTTTGATAACCCAATATATGGAGTAGCTTGGGGTGTGGTATTTGGAACTTTTATTCAGTTTTTGATACCAACTTCATTAACAATGTTACTTGGTTGGCGTTATCAAGCAGGGGCATTAAAGTTCTGGGATCCAGATGTAATTAGGGTACTAAAGATAACCTTGCCAAGGATACTATCCACGGCTACTGATCAGGTAACTTTGGTAGTTCAAAATAGCCTAGGATCCTTCTTGGCAACTGGTAGCATTGCTAGCTATTATTTTGCCAATAACCTCAAGAATGTACCACTTGGGATGATCGGTGCTTCGATGTCTATTGCAACATTTCCAAGTCTAATCCAGGCTGCCCTGGAAAGCAAGCAGGTAATGAAAAAAGTTTTTAGGCGCAATCTAGAGATAGCAACAATAGTGATAACGGTTGTTCTGTCAATGATGTTGACATCTGTAGATAGTCTAGTTGCGCTAATCTATGGACTAGACTCCCAATTAATCTCAAGGCTGTTTGTTTATTTGATACCAGCAGTTTTTGCTTATAGTTTATTATTGCTAGTATCAAGAGCTTTTTATGCGCTTGAAGATACTAAGACGCCATTTATAGTTGCCCTTGCTGTAATGTTGCTCAATATTGTTCTTAGCTTCGTTTTATCGGGGAGACTTGAAGTAGCAGGACTGGCTTTGGCTATTAGTATTAGCGGGGTAGCTCAGCTAGGCATTCTTCTCTGGCTATTAAGCCATAAGATTAACTTAGATCCTAGGGATATATGGACTAGTATTGTAGTCAATGGAATTTATTTGTTTGGGATACTATTAATACCAAGTAGCTTTGAATTTGGTCAAGGCTTAATAGCTGAACTTATTGGCTTGACAGTTAATTCGGGGGTAGTCTTGATTGGTTATTTGATCTATGCCAAGATAGTAAGAATCGAACCTGTAAATCAGGGTTTGGATTGGGGTTGGAACAAACTAAAGAATAGATATGGTGGAAAAAATTAG